From one bacterium Scap17 genomic stretch:
- a CDS encoding MFS transporter yields the protein MQLNWKAAIALAALILAINTGARQAMGFMLPPMASELTWGMGSLSFALAIQNLVFGLAAPIASKLSERVGTLSVFLVGSLCYAVGMGITALWPTPTAWMLGAGVLAGIGIGATTFPLVLAAVTRVVPLRHRGIGLGIASAGGSFGQLIYSVATPMLVLIDWKIAMLALGASCLLLIPMALPLLRRPAAGSETPAEDVPSQGPLLQDRRFLALAGGFFVCGVHVAFIATHLPNFVVACGLPLNVAGNTLAIIGALNIAGTILFGAWGGRRHPPQLLILIYVCRAALVMAMVVIPPSSALLYAFGAIMGVLWLSTVPLTSQAVALYFGQKRQAFVFGMVLAAHQVGAFLGAWGGGVVYQLTGSYDLLWITSAIFGLLAALVHWPVRREPKRRVQPHLA from the coding sequence ATGCAACTGAACTGGAAGGCAGCGATCGCGTTGGCAGCGCTGATTCTCGCCATCAATACCGGGGCGCGCCAGGCGATGGGCTTCATGCTGCCACCGATGGCCAGCGAACTCACCTGGGGCATGGGGAGTCTGTCTTTTGCGCTGGCCATCCAGAATCTGGTCTTCGGGCTGGCCGCGCCCATCGCCAGCAAGCTGTCAGAGCGCGTCGGCACCCTCAGCGTCTTTCTGGTCGGTAGCCTGTGCTACGCGGTCGGCATGGGTATCACCGCCCTCTGGCCGACCCCGACGGCGTGGATGCTGGGCGCCGGCGTGCTGGCCGGTATCGGCATCGGGGCGACCACCTTCCCGCTGGTGCTGGCCGCCGTCACGCGCGTGGTTCCCCTTCGGCATCGTGGCATCGGGCTGGGTATCGCCTCGGCCGGCGGCTCCTTCGGGCAGCTGATCTACTCGGTCGCGACCCCGATGCTGGTACTGATCGACTGGAAGATCGCCATGCTGGCGCTCGGCGCCAGCTGTCTGCTGCTGATTCCCATGGCCCTGCCGTTGCTGCGTCGCCCGGCGGCCGGCAGTGAGACACCGGCGGAGGATGTCCCGAGCCAGGGTCCACTGCTGCAGGACCGGCGCTTTCTGGCGCTCGCGGGTGGCTTCTTCGTCTGCGGCGTGCACGTCGCCTTCATCGCCACCCACCTGCCCAATTTCGTGGTCGCCTGCGGCCTGCCCCTGAACGTGGCCGGCAACACGCTGGCGATCATCGGCGCGCTCAATATCGCCGGCACCATCCTGTTCGGGGCCTGGGGCGGCCGCCGCCACCCGCCACAGCTGCTGATACTGATCTACGTGTGTCGCGCTGCGCTGGTGATGGCGATGGTGGTCATTCCGCCCAGCAGCGCCCTGCTCTACGCCTTCGGCGCGATCATGGGGGTGCTGTGGCTGTCGACGGTACCGCTGACCAGCCAGGCCGTCGCACTCTACTTCGGTCAGAAGCGCCAGGCCTTCGTGTTCGGCATGGTGCTGGCCGCCCATCAGGTCGGAGCCTTCCTGGGAGCCTGGGGCGGCGGTGTGGTCTATCAGCTGACCGGCAGCTACGACCTGCTGTGGATCACCAGCGCTATCTTCGGCCTGCTGGCCGCGCTCGTGCACTGGCCGGTGCGCCGCGAGCCCAAGCGCAGGGTACAGCCACATCTGGCTTGA
- the astD gene encoding succinylglutamate-semialdehyde dehydrogenase, with protein sequence MTTTNSTPATLNVRQQLFIDGAWQAGEAAFFTKTDPVSHARLWQGAAATAPQVEQAVAAARQAFPAWARLGFEARLAVVERFRDQLEQHREALAVSIASETGKPLWEARTEVGAMIGKIAISVKAYHERTGERAKDVAGTQAVLRHRPHGVMAVFGPYNFPGHLPNGHMVPALLAGNACVFKPSELTPATADLTLQCWEAAGLPAGVINLVQGAAEVGQALSQSEGIDGLLFTGSAKIGKLLHRQFAGQVGKLLALELGGNNPLVVRDVQDEAAAVLAIIQSAFASGGQRCTCARRLIVPQGEVGDRLIETLATALRELRVAGQFAQDAPFYGGLASVAAAEGLLKAQDDLEALGGNVIVRMKQLEEGTSLLSPALIDVTGLALEDEEFFGPLLKIHRYADWDEAIALANDTRYGLSAGLIGGDRADWDDFLLRIRAGIVNWNRQTTGASGDAPFGGIGDSGNHRPSAYYAADYVSYPVASMEAEALALPANLPAGIRL encoded by the coding sequence ATGACCACTACGAATTCGACTCCCGCCACACTCAACGTGCGTCAACAGCTCTTCATCGACGGCGCGTGGCAAGCGGGCGAGGCCGCATTCTTCACCAAGACCGACCCCGTCTCCCACGCACGTCTGTGGCAGGGCGCCGCTGCCACTGCCCCGCAGGTCGAGCAGGCCGTCGCGGCAGCGCGTCAGGCCTTCCCGGCCTGGGCACGTCTGGGCTTCGAGGCGCGTCTGGCGGTGGTGGAGCGCTTCCGCGATCAGCTGGAGCAGCATCGTGAAGCGCTGGCGGTCAGCATCGCCAGCGAAACCGGCAAGCCGCTGTGGGAAGCACGCACCGAGGTCGGCGCGATGATCGGCAAGATCGCGATCTCGGTGAAGGCCTATCACGAGCGTACCGGCGAGCGTGCCAAGGATGTCGCGGGCACTCAGGCAGTCCTGCGCCACCGTCCGCACGGCGTGATGGCGGTCTTTGGCCCCTACAACTTCCCGGGGCATCTGCCCAACGGCCACATGGTACCGGCGCTGCTGGCGGGCAATGCCTGCGTGTTCAAGCCCTCCGAGCTGACCCCGGCTACCGCCGATCTCACCCTGCAGTGCTGGGAGGCCGCGGGCCTGCCCGCCGGCGTGATCAATCTGGTGCAGGGCGCAGCGGAAGTCGGCCAGGCCCTGTCCCAGTCCGAGGGCATCGATGGGCTGCTGTTCACCGGCAGTGCCAAGATCGGCAAGCTGCTGCACCGCCAGTTCGCCGGTCAGGTCGGCAAGCTGCTGGCGCTGGAGCTGGGCGGCAACAACCCGCTGGTGGTGCGCGATGTGCAGGATGAAGCCGCTGCGGTACTGGCGATCATCCAGTCGGCCTTCGCCTCGGGCGGTCAGCGCTGTACCTGTGCGCGGCGCCTGATCGTGCCGCAGGGCGAGGTCGGTGATCGTCTGATCGAGACATTGGCCACGGCGCTGCGTGAGCTGCGGGTGGCGGGGCAGTTCGCCCAGGACGCCCCCTTCTATGGCGGCCTGGCAAGCGTCGCCGCGGCCGAGGGGCTGCTCAAGGCGCAGGATGATCTCGAAGCGCTGGGCGGCAACGTCATCGTGCGCATGAAGCAGCTGGAAGAGGGCACCAGTCTGCTCAGCCCGGCGCTGATCGATGTCACTGGCCTTGCGCTCGAGGACGAGGAATTCTTCGGTCCGCTGCTCAAGATTCATCGCTACGCCGACTGGGATGAGGCCATCGCACTGGCCAATGACACCCGCTACGGCCTCTCGGCCGGGCTGATCGGTGGCGATCGCGCTGACTGGGATGACTTCCTGCTGCGCATTCGCGCGGGCATCGTCAACTGGAACCGCCAGACCACCGGCGCCTCCGGCGATGCGCCCTTCGGTGGCATCGGCGACAGCGGCAACCATCGCCCCAGTGCCTATTACGCCGCCGACTATGTCAGCTATCCGGTCGCCTCGATGGAAGCCGAGGCGCTGGCGCTGCCCGCGAACCTGCCGGCCGGTATCCGCCTGTAA
- the astA gene encoding arginine N-succinyltransferase codes for MRIRPIARHDIEGLKVLARETGVGFTSLPDNHEFLSAKIERTLAAFEGREPGDDRLYFFVLEDDRDGSIAGCCAIEACVGTDAPFYHYRLGSLAHSSVQLDLHRTLDTLTLCSDHTGDAEVCSLFLREGWRKDRNGALLSKVRWLFMAQFRAAFPDKVLAEMRGVFTPEGRSPFWECLGSHFFPMDFNEADRLTGMGQKSFIGELMPKFPIYTPFLSEPARAAIGQVHEHTRPAVAMLKKEGLRWEGYVDIFDGGPTVEAYIDDVRAVRDSQLASVEVIASDAPACERPAVMAATTGMADFRASWISHDVTRDDAGACHVRLHRDEAERLGVTGGDTLRVLAG; via the coding sequence ATGCGCATTCGTCCTATCGCTCGACACGATATCGAAGGCCTCAAGGTACTGGCGCGGGAAACCGGTGTCGGCTTCACCTCGCTGCCGGACAATCATGAGTTTCTCAGCGCCAAGATAGAGCGCACCCTGGCCGCCTTCGAGGGCCGCGAACCCGGCGATGATCGCCTTTACTTCTTCGTGCTCGAGGATGATCGCGACGGCAGCATCGCGGGCTGCTGTGCCATCGAGGCCTGCGTGGGCACCGATGCGCCGTTCTATCATTATCGCCTCGGTTCGCTGGCGCATTCCTCGGTGCAGCTCGATCTGCATCGCACCCTGGATACGCTGACGCTGTGTTCCGACCACACCGGCGATGCCGAGGTCTGTTCGCTGTTCCTGCGTGAAGGCTGGCGCAAGGACCGCAACGGCGCGCTGCTCTCCAAGGTGCGCTGGCTGTTCATGGCACAGTTCCGCGCGGCCTTCCCCGACAAGGTACTGGCCGAGATGCGCGGTGTCTTCACGCCCGAAGGGCGCAGCCCGTTCTGGGAATGTCTGGGTAGCCACTTCTTCCCGATGGACTTCAATGAGGCCGACCGCCTTACCGGCATGGGCCAGAAGAGCTTCATCGGCGAGCTGATGCCCAAGTTCCCGATCTATACGCCGTTTCTCTCCGAGCCCGCGCGGGCTGCCATCGGGCAGGTGCATGAGCACACCCGGCCGGCGGTGGCGATGCTCAAGAAGGAAGGGCTGCGCTGGGAAGGCTACGTCGACATCTTCGATGGCGGCCCGACGGTCGAGGCCTATATCGATGATGTGCGCGCCGTGCGTGACAGCCAGCTGGCGAGTGTCGAGGTGATCGCATCTGATGCCCCGGCCTGCGAGCGTCCCGCCGTGATGGCCGCTACCACCGGCATGGCCGACTTCCGTGCCAGCTGGATCAGCCATGACGTGACACGTGATGACGCCGGCGCCTGCCATGTGCGTCTGCACCGTGATGAGGCCGAGCGCCTCGGCGTCACCGGTGGCGACACCCTGCGCGTGCTGGCCGGCTGA
- the astB gene encoding N-succinylarginine dihydrolase: MSDTPYQEINFDGLVGPTHNYAGLAHGNVASMRHGGLASNPREAALQGLDKMKSLADLGYAQGILLPQQRPDLGALRDLGFTGSNAQVLKAASEQAPQLLRAVCSASSMWTANAATVTPSRDSGDGRVHFTPANLQSSFHRYLEPATTGRILGAIFADDGHFAHHPALPATPAFSDEGAANHTRLCDGHGGPGVHLYVYGRQAFGGDGVEPRRYPARQTLEASQAVARQHGLGEDQVVFAQQHPDAIDAGVFHNDVIAVGNGPVLFYHELAFRDEEAVLDEIRAKLSTPLIPIRVPLEAVSLEDAVSSYLFNSQLLSNDDGSMTLVVPGECQENEAVWSALQNAILAGPNPIGEVLVKDVKQSMRNGGGPACLRLRVVLSDAERAALSGRVMMSDTLHAELGDWVKRHYRDSLTPADLADPQLAEETLVALDELTQLLKVGNVYAFQR, translated from the coding sequence ATGTCCGATACTCCGTATCAAGAGATCAATTTCGATGGCCTGGTCGGCCCGACCCACAACTACGCCGGCCTGGCGCATGGCAACGTGGCCTCGATGCGCCACGGCGGGCTGGCCTCCAACCCACGCGAAGCCGCGCTGCAGGGCCTCGACAAGATGAAGTCGCTGGCGGATCTGGGGTATGCACAGGGGATTCTGCTGCCGCAGCAGCGCCCGGACCTCGGCGCACTGCGCGACCTCGGCTTCACCGGCAGCAACGCCCAGGTGTTGAAGGCGGCCAGCGAGCAGGCTCCGCAGCTGCTGCGCGCGGTGTGTTCCGCCTCCAGCATGTGGACCGCCAACGCCGCCACCGTCACGCCGTCGCGTGACAGCGGTGATGGCCGCGTGCACTTCACGCCGGCCAACCTGCAATCCAGCTTCCACCGCTACCTGGAACCCGCGACCACCGGGCGCATCCTCGGCGCCATCTTCGCCGACGATGGCCACTTCGCGCATCACCCCGCGCTGCCCGCGACGCCGGCCTTCTCCGATGAGGGCGCCGCCAACCATACGCGGCTGTGCGATGGCCACGGCGGTCCTGGCGTGCATCTCTACGTCTACGGCCGCCAGGCCTTCGGCGGTGATGGCGTCGAACCGCGTCGCTATCCGGCGCGTCAGACCCTGGAAGCCAGTCAGGCCGTCGCGCGTCAGCATGGTCTCGGCGAAGACCAGGTGGTGTTCGCCCAGCAGCACCCGGACGCCATCGATGCCGGTGTCTTCCACAACGACGTCATCGCGGTGGGCAATGGCCCGGTGTTGTTCTATCACGAGCTGGCCTTCCGCGATGAGGAGGCGGTGCTCGACGAGATTCGCGCCAAGCTGTCCACGCCGCTGATCCCGATCCGTGTACCGTTGGAAGCCGTCAGTCTCGAGGATGCCGTTTCCTCCTATCTGTTCAATTCGCAGCTGCTCTCCAACGACGATGGCAGCATGACGCTGGTGGTGCCGGGCGAGTGTCAGGAGAACGAGGCGGTATGGAGTGCACTGCAGAATGCGATTCTGGCCGGCCCGAACCCGATCGGCGAAGTGCTGGTCAAGGACGTGAAGCAGAGCATGCGCAATGGCGGTGGCCCAGCCTGTCTGCGTCTGCGCGTGGTGCTCAGCGACGCCGAGCGCGCCGCGCTGTCTGGGCGCGTGATGATGAGCGATACGCTGCATGCCGAGCTGGGTGACTGGGTCAAGCGTCACTACCGTGACAGCCTGACGCCGGCAGACCTTGCCGATCCGCAGCTGGCCGAGGAAACCTTGGTGGCACTGGATGAGCTGACGCAGCTGTTGAAGGTTGGCAATGTCTACGCCTTCCAGCGCTGA